One window of the Zea mays cultivar B73 chromosome 3, Zm-B73-REFERENCE-NAM-5.0, whole genome shotgun sequence genome contains the following:
- the LOC103650758 gene encoding protein JINGUBANG produces MMAMPDADRNAMSAPLLPRPACLTASFSSSSSSSSSFASFSSSNSSDPSPPSAFPPAGPCKALAVLRDHAGSVSSLSLCGEFLLSASTAGDVVAWQQPDLRRFARFGHGESGGSVKALAAAGGRVFSAHQDGRVRVWRVSRGRRSENAFKLVAALPTARDYLGRVFRQDSYVQTTATTAARRAHHRRLWIEHADSISCLAVAVHDAALLYSGSWDRTLKVWRVADLRCLESIRAHDDAVNAVAADAGIVYSASADGRVKAWEKGKASHFLQGVLVARDGVSWNALAVAADDRRLYAAGSDGHVAAWDRLGGRTAARWTLACDVRAHDAAVLCLCVARDLLCTGSADKTIGLWRRQSAGELAKVGVVRGHEGPVKCIQASWCRLTNGCMVYSGSLDKTIRVWWVPGALQHANDKEQQQQQQKDGFKDHKHKASLFLR; encoded by the coding sequence ATGATGGCAATGCCGGACGCGGACCGCAACGCCATGTCGGCGCCGCTGCTCCCGCGGCCCGCGTGCCTGACGGCGtccttctcctcctcctcctcctcctcctcctccttcgcCTCCTTCTCCTCCTCCAACTCCTCCGACCCCTCACCCCCGTCCGCCTTCCCGCCGGCGGGGCCGTGCAAGGCGTTGGCGGTGCTGCGGGACCACGCGGGCTCCGTCTCCAGCCTCTCCCTCTGCGGGGAGTTCCTGCTCAGCGCGTCCACGGCCGGCGACGTCGTGGCGTGGCAGCAGCCCGACCTCCGGCGCTTCGCGCGCTTCGGCCACGGCGAGAGCGGCGGCTCCGTCAAGGCGCTGGCGGCCGCGGGCGGCCGCGTCTTCTCCGCGCACCAGGACGGCCGCGTCCGCGTCTGGCGCGTCTCCCGCGGCCGCCGCTCCGAGAACGCCTTCAAGCTCGTCGCCGCGCTGCCCACCGCCAGGGACTACCTGGGCCGGGTGTTCCGCCAGGACAGCTACGTGCAGACCACCGCCACCACGGCGGCGCGCCGCGCCCACCACCGCCGCCTCTGGATCGAGCACGCCGACAGCATCTCCTGCCTCGCCGTCGCCGTGCACGACGCCGCGCTCCTCTACTCGGGCTCCTGGGACCGCACGCTCAAGGTCTGGCGCGTCGCCGACCTCAGGTGCCTCGAGTCCATCCGCGCCCACGACGACGCCGTCAACGCCGTCGCCGCAGACGCCGGCATCGTCTACTCCGCCTCCGCCGACGGCCGCGTCAAGGCCTGGGAGAAGGGGAAGGCGTCGCATTTCCTCCAGGGCGTCCTCGTCGCCCGCGACGGCGTCTCGTGGAACGCGCTCGCCGTCGCCGCCGACGACCGCCGGCTCTACGCCGCGGGCTCCGACGGCCACGTCGCCGCCTGGGACCGCCTCGGCGGCAGGACCGCCGCGCGCTGGACCCTCGCGTGCGACGTCAGGGCGCACGACGCCGCCGTGCTGTGCCTCTGCGTCGCCAGGGACCTGCTCTGCACCGGCTCCGCCGACAAGACCATCGGCCTGTGGCGCCGTCAGAGCGCCGGCGAGCTGGCCAAGGTGGGCGTCGTCAGAGGCCACGAGGGCCCCGTCAAATGCATCCAGGCGTCCTGGTGCAGGCTCACCAATGGCTGCATGGTCTACAGCGGGAGCCTTGACAAGACCATCAGAGTTTGGTGGGTGCCCGGTGCCTTGCAGCATGCCAATGACaaagagcagcagcagcagcagcaaaaaGATGGCTTCAAGGATCACAAGCAcaaggcttctttgttcttgagatgA